The sequence below is a genomic window from Streptosporangium lutulentum.
TCCGGCAGTGAGGGGAGGGCTGTGATGAGTACTCTCACCGTTCCCGAGGTCAGCGCCATCCTCGACCGGGCCCTGCGGTCACTGGCCGGGCGGCGTGACCGTCTACGCGATCTCGACGCGGCGGTCGGGGACGGAGACCTCGGCATCACCGTCGACAAAGGCGCGGCCGCGATCCGGGCCGCGCTGGCCGAGACGCCGCCGGACACGCTCGGCGCGTTGCTGCGAACCGCCGGTGCGGCGTTCGCCGGCGGCAATCCGTCGACGATGGCCGCGCTGGTGGGCACCGGCCTTCTCGCCGCGGCGAAGGAGGTGGACGGTGAGCGCGAGCTGAGCCCTGAGATCGCGGTACGGATCGGGGACGCCGCTCAACGGCGTATCGCGGAACGAGGAAAGGCCGCGCCGGGCGACAAGACCGTGCTCGACGCACTCGCTCCGAGTGTGGACGCGCTGCGGGAGGCGGGGGAGGGCGAACGCCTGGAGGCGATGATCGCGGCGGCCCGCGAGGGGATCGAGGCGACGACGGACCAGCCCGCTCGCCGGGGGAGGGCGGCGTGGGTCGGTGAACGGGGCACCGGTCACCCGGACCCCGGCGCCACCGCGTACCTGCTGTTCCTTGAGGACCTGCTGGCGGCGGTGACGGAGGGGGCGCCGCGGTAGAGGGCGATCCCCCGGAACCGGCGTCTACGCGCCGGTGCGACGGCGGACCATCTCCTTGCTCTCCTCCGGCAGCGCGTCGGCGACCAGCAGCCGGGGCAGCAGGTGCGGTTCCAGCGTCATCGCCCGGAAGGAGAGCGCGACGGTCACGTCGTGGCCGGGCCGGTGCACGATCTCGACCGGGTCGGCGGCGCTGATCTCGCCGGGCTCGATCACGCGCAGATACGCGCCCGGCCGTGCGGCCTGCGTGAACCGCTTGATCCAGCCTCCACGCTCCAGCCAGCCCTGGAACGTCGCGCAGGGGAGGCGGGCGCACGACACCTCCAGGACAACCTCCGGCCCGATCCGCCAGCGCTCGCCGATCAGGGCGTCGTTGACGTCCAGCCCCAGGGTCGTGAGGTTCTCCCCGAAGGCTCCGTTCGGGAGCGGGCCGCCCAACTCGGCCTCCCACCCGTCGAGATCCTCGCGGGCATAGGCGTAGACGGCCTGGTCGGAGCCGCCGTGGTGCTTCACGTCATAGACCCGGTCACCGGCGAGGCCGACCGCGCCGGTGCCCTTGGGGCCGGGGGCGGTGACGGCGACCGGGCCCTCGACGGGCCGCTTGTCGATGCCCGTCAGGCTCGGCCCCCCCTTCCACGGGTTGGGGCGAGGCCGGCCGATGTTGACGGAGAGCAGCTTCATGGTGACAACGGTACGTTCTGCCCCTCACTCGGGGGAAATGGTTCTTGGTCGTCCCCGGCCTCGTCGCGCGGCCGGGCGGTCACGAGGCGATCAGTGACGCGAAGCGGTCGAGGTCGATGTTGCCGCCGCTGATGATCACACCGATCCGTTGCCCGCGCAGCGGGGCGGCGAGGTTGCGGGCGGCGGCGAAACCGAGGCATCCGGTGGGCTCGACGACCATTTTCATGACGGATCCGAAGATCCGCATGCATTCGACGAGTTCGGTGTCGGCGACGGTGAGGATGTCGTTGACGTCGCGGCGGATGATGTCGAACGTGTGGGTGCCGAGATACTGGGTCTGAGCTCCGTCGGCGATGGTCTGCGGGGTGTCGATGCGGACGATGGAGCCCTGGCGCAGGGACCGCCGGCCGTCGTCGCCGGCTTCGGGTTCGACGCCGTACACCTCGCACCCGGGCGACAGCGCCCTGGCCGACAGAGCCGTTCCGGAGAGCAGCCCGCCGCCGCCCAGGGGCACGAAGAGCGCGTCGAGGTCGCCGACCTCGTCGAACAGCTCCATGGCGGCGGTGCCCTGGCCGGCGATCACGTCGGGGTGGTCGTAGGGCGGGATCAGGGTGAGGCCGCGCTCGGCGGCCAGCGCGCGGCCGATCTCCTCCCGGTCCTCGGTGTAGCGGTCGTAGACGACGACCTCGCCGCCGTAGCCCTTGGTCGCGGCCATCTTCGCGGCCGGCGCGTCGTGGGGCATGACGACCGTGGCCGGGATGTCCAGCAGCCGGGCGGCCAGGGCGATCGCCTGGGCGTGGTTGCCCGAGGAGTAGGCGACCACGCCGGCGCGTCGCTGCTCGGCGGTGAACCGCGACAGGGCGTTGAACGCGCCGCGAAACTTGAAGGCGCCCATGCGCTGGAAGTTCTCGCACTTGAACACCACGTCGGCGCCGAGGTGCTCGTTGACCCGGCGTGAGCGCAACACCGGGGTGCGGTGGGCGTGCGACGCGATGCGGGCGGCAGCGCTCTTGACGTCGTCGTAGGTCGGTGACTGGGGCATTGGCCTTACTCTCCTCGGTTGATCCACCCGGCGCGACAGCCGGGCCGCCACGGGCGGCCGGAGTGTCGAACCGCCGTCGGCCGAACGCCTCGACCGATCACGAAGACGACGAACGTCCGAGGCCGACGCCCATGCCGCGGGGTGACCCGGACCATCAGGTCTACCGGCAGGACGAGGGCCACGACAAACCGCCGGGATCCGATGCCTCCGCCCGGTGGCCGCGATCCGCGCTTTGTGGGGCCGCCCCGGCAGGCCCGCCGGACGGGTCGTCATCCCAGGTCGAAATACGTCGCCACGATCCGGGTGTGCAGCGGGAACGCCAGCTCACGCGGCCTGTCGATCAGCAGCCACTCCGTCGTCTCGGACGTGGGCGCGACCGGGGGGAGGGCGGCCGGGTCGGTCGGCGGACCCAAGGCGAAGATCAGTACGGTGCCGTCGGGGGCGCTGTGCACGTCGAAGAGCCGCACCTCGTCCGCGTCGACGACGACGCCGGTCTCCTCGCGGAGCTCCCGGACGGCCGCCTGCTGCCAGGACTCGCCCAGGTCGATGAACCCGCCGGGCAGGGCGAGCCCGCCTCGGTGCGGTTCGACGTCACGCCGGACGACCAGCAGGCCGTCGCCCACCGGCAGCACCATCACCGCGACCGGCAGCGGGTTGAGGTAGCCGGTGTTCCCGCAGGCGGAGCAGGTGCGCGGCCACGGCAGGCCGGGGGCGAAGGCCGTACCGCAGAAGGAGCAGTGCGAGTTCTTGATCGTCACGACAGCGAGACTAGACCAGGACGGCGAGCGTCCTCGGGGCCCGACCGGCCGTCGCACGGATATTCCCGCGCACTTTACCCGCGGTAACGGTCCTGGTGAAATCTTCCCCCATACCATGGCCATTCCCGCGATGATCGCCTTACTCTCGTCATGATCGGCCGGAGGCGGCCCGGCTCACTCGCCAGACCGCCCTCCACCCTTCGAGCCTTCGGAGCAGGCATGTCTCCAGAGATCATTTCGATTCTCGCGCTGGTGGCGATGTTCGTCATAGCCACCCTGTTGCCGGTGAACATGGGGGCGATCGCGTTCGCGGCGGCGTTCCTGGTCGGCGTCTACGTGGCGGGCCTGTCCGCGGACGACATCTTCGCGGGCTTTCCCGGAGACCTGTTCCTGACCCTGGTCGGCATCACCTATCTCTTCGCCATCGCCCAGAACAACGGGACGGTGAACTGGCTCGTCCGGCTGGCCGTACGCGGGGTCCGCGGCCGCATCGCCGCGATTCCCTGGATCATGTTCGGCGTCGCCGCCGTCCTGACCGCGATCGGCGCGGTGAGTCCGGCCGCCGTGGCCATCATCGCCCCGATCGCCCTCGGGTTCGCCGCGCAGCACCGTATCAACCCGCTGCTCATGGGCCTGATGGTGGTGCACGGGGCCCAGGCGGGGGTTTCTCCCCGATCAGCATCTACGGCGGGATCGTCAACGAGGTGGTCGAACGGGCCGGGCTGCCGGACAGCGCGATCGCCGTCTTCCTGAGCAGCCTGGCCTTCAACACCGTGGTAGCGCTGATCATCTTCGTCCTGTTCGGCGGACGGGAACTGCTGTCGCGTAAAGAGCCCCTGGATCGATCGGAGCAGGATGGCGTTCAGAGCGACGTCCAGGGCGGCGTCCAGGGCGGCGTCCAGGGCGACGTCCACGGTGACGTCCAGGGTGGAGAACGGGACGGCGAGCGGGGCGGGACGCGGACGACGACCCTCCGCCCGACACGCGATCAGATCCTCACCGTCGTCGGCCTGCTGGTGCTGGGCGTCGGCGCCCTCGCGTTTGATCTCGAGGTCGGCTTCGTCTCGATCACCGTGGCGGTGCTGCTCGCGATCCTCTCTCCCCAGGCTCAGAAGGGAGCGGTGGAAAAGATCAGCTGGTCCACCGTCCTGCTGATCAGCGGTGTGATCACCTACGTCGGGGTGCTCGAGAAGATGGGCACGATCAAGGCCGTCGGGGAAGGCGTCGCTCATATCGGCGCACCGCTGATCACCGCCCTCCTGCTCTGCTACATCGGGGCCATCGTGTCCGCCTTCGCCTCGTCGGTCGGGGTGCTCGGTTCGACGATCCCCCTGGCCGTGCCGTTCCTGCTCATGGGCGAGGTCGGCGCCGTAGGAGTGATCGCGGCGCTCGCGGTCTCCTCGACCATCGTCGACTGCAGCCCCTTCTCGACCAACGGGGCGCTGGTCCTCGCCAATGCGCAGGGGGTGGACCGGGACGCCTTCTTCCGCAAGCTGATCGCTTACGGCGCGGTCATCGTGATGGTGGCACCGCTCGCCACCTGGCTGGTGCTCGTGCTGCCCGGCTGGCTGTGAGCGGGTGGGGCTCGGCCTGATCCTCGGAGTCTCCTCCGAACGGAACCCGGCGCCGGCGCTCCCGGGACGGGTGGTGATCCACGCGACGCCGTCGCGCCGCCGGAGTCCGCGCGAAGCGAGGTCAGAGGTCCAGGACGAGATCCTCCCGGGGCTGGGAGCAGCAGATCAGGACGTCGCCCTCGGCCGGCGGCTCCACCGGTTCGGGGGAGTAGCCCACGGCCCCGGACAGCAGGCCGCTCTCGCAGGTGTGGCAGACGCCGGTACGGCATGACCAGCGGGTCGGCACGTCGCAGGCCTCCGCCAGTTCGAGCAGGCTCCCGTACGCGGAGTCCCATCCGACGGTGAGGCCGCTGCGCGCGAACGAGACCGACGGCCCCGTGCCCGGCGGGCCTTCCGGCGGGTGCACCGGCCGCGCGGAGACATCGGTCAGGCCGGGCGTCAGGGCCGGTCCCGCGCCGAAGATCTCCGTGTGGACGTGGGCGGGAACGAGTTCCGAGGAGGCGAGTGCGGCGGGAAGCTCGCGCATGAACGCCGGGGGACCGCACAGGTAGGCGTCGGCGGCCCGGGGAACGCGGAGGCGGCGAAGCAGGTCGGCCGATATCCGGCCCGCGGTCGCGTAGTCGACGCCCTGCCGGTCGCCGGGTGCCGGACGGCTGTAGAAAACGTGCTCGTGCGCGTTCGGAAGCCGGGCCAGCAGGTCGCGGCTCTCCCGGGCGAAAGGGTGCTCGGTGCCGTCGCGTGTTCCGTACAGCCACCACACCTCGCGCGCGGCGCGGGTGGCGGCCAGCGCGTGCAGCATGGCCAGGACGGGGGTGGCGCCGATGCCGGCGGACACCAGCAGGACCGGTGAGTCGCCGGCCTCCAGGGTGAAGGCGCCCCTGGGGGCCGCGACGTCGAGGACGTCTCCGGCGCGCAGGTGAGCGCGGAGGTAGCCGCTGGCGGCGCCCTCCGGCTCCTGCTTCACACTGATGCGATAGCACGCGGCCCCCGGAGGACCGGACATCGAGTAACTGCGGATGAGCGGGGGAGCCGCGGTGTCCGGGCGCAGCCGGAGGGTGAGGAACTGTCCCGGCAGGGCCTCCGGGAGCGGCCTGCCGTCGACGGCGGCCAGCGTCAGGGAGAACACGCTCGTGCTCTCCGCGTCGACGCGGGCGACCCTCAGCGGCCGGAACCCGTCCCATGCGGGTGGCGGACCGGCGGAGGCCGGGGCCAGCCCGGCGTTGCCCGCCGGTTTGCCCGGGACGCCGTCGGCCTGGTCGAGCAGCGCCCGCAGGGAGCCCTTCCAGCCGGGACTGAGGGCGGGGATGCGCAAGGCACGGGCGAGCTGGTCGCGGGGGTGACCGGGCAGGTACAGCAGGGCGTCGATCTCCGCGACGGTCATGCCCTCCGGGCCGGAGCCGACCTTGACGATCTCCTCTCCCGCCTCCACCCGTCCCTCGGTGAGGACCCGGAGGTAGAACCCCGGCCGCCGGTGGGACACCAGCAAGGAGGGCATTCGCGGTTCGTCCATCCGCAGGCCCACCCGGTAGCAGGTGACGCGCGGCTGGGTGACCTCGAACACCGCCTCGCCGATCCGGTACCGGTCTCCGACGCACACCTCGTCGTCCGGCAGGCCGTCGACGGTGAAGTTCTCCCCGAACTGCCCGTAGACGAAGTCGTCGCGTCCGAGCCGCTCCTGCCAGTGGCGATAGGAGTCGATCTGGTAGACCAGCACCGCGCGGTACTCACCGCCGTGTCCGGCGAGGTCTCCCTGGCCGTCTCCGTCGATGTTGAGCCGGCGCACCATCCGGGGTCCGGTGACGGGCTGCTTCCACACCCCGGTGTGCACGTTCCTGCCCTGCCAGGAGACGTCCTTCGGCAGGCCGACGTTGACCGCCAGCAGCTTGGCCATTCGCTCCTCCCCACGTCATGGGGTTCCATTCGAGTGGTCGGGCCGCGCACCGCGAGGAGCGGCCGGGAGTATGCGCCCGACCATTGTATTTCGCGTGTTTCCGCGGCTCGGAGGCCAGGGGTGGCGGTGGCTCGGCCCGGTCGGCGGCCGGGATTTGACAGAGTCTAAGACGACTGGCCATATTGAGTCAGGAGGTGCGACATGGCCAGGCGGAGCATGCGCGAGGAGATCGTCGAGGCGGGGCTGGAGCAGTTCCACGCCCATGGCTACAGCGCGGCCGGGGTGAAGAACATCACCGATGCGGCCGGAGTGCCGAAGGGGTCGTTCTACAACCACTTCGACAGCAAGGAGGCCCTGGCCGTCGTGGCGCTGGAGCGCTACGCCGAGGGGCTCCGCCTGCGGGAGCTCGCCGACACCTCCGTCGAACCCCTGACGCGCCTGCGAGCCCACTTCGAGTTCCTCCGTGACGAGAACGTACGGCGCGGGATCACGCGGGGGTGTCTCGTCGGCAACTTCAGCGCCGAGGTCGCCGATCACAGCGACGTGATCCACACCGCCGTTCGGAACAGCTTCAGGCAGTGGGCCGTCCTGATCGCGGCGGCGCTCGGCGAGGCCCGGCGCGCCGGTACGGTGCGCGCCGATCTCGACCCTGAGACGACGGCCCGCTTCGTCCTCCACGCCTGGGAGGGCACGCTCCTCGGAGCCCGCGCCGACCGCTCGGCGGAGGCCTTCGACTCCTTCTTCGACCTCGTGTTCGGCACGCTGCTCGTCAAATGACGCGCTTCGCCGGCCGCGACCGCTTCTTCGGGGCGTAGCCGTACCCCGCGCCCCGAAGAAGCGGTCGCCGCCGTTCCCGGCCGTCAACCGGCCATGCCGAGGAGCACGGCCGCGGTGCCCACGCCCAGCGCGAGCGGATAGGCCCACCACCTGGGGGCGGGCCCGTCTTTGAGGACGCGCGTCCCCAGCGGCACCAGCGCCACGCACAGGCCGAGGGTGGCGACGATCGACATCGGACCCGTGCCCTTGAGCACGCCGATCGGCAGCGCGCTCATCGATGCCAGGGCGAGGGACCTGACGATCCCCAGCACGCCTGCCCGCCATACGCCGACGGCCAGCACGACCCAGCCGAAGAAGATCGCGATCGACAACGGTTGAAGCACGTGGAACGCACCGTAGTAGCCGTCGACCGCCTTCCGCCCCGCCTCCACCCCCTGGGCGTCGGCGATCTGGAAGATCAGGTGATTGATCCCGGTGTGGAAGGCGCGGGCGAACAGCCCGAGCACGACCATCACACCACCCCACAGCGCCCACCGCGGCTGGGTCGCCCACGCGCGCCGGACCAGCGCGATGACGGCAGGCCACAGCAGGACGTTCCCCGCGGCGAAGGCGCTGTAGGAGACGGTCATCCGGCCGGGGTCGGTGGAGAACGCCGCGAGTTGCTCGGGGAAGAAATCACCGAAATCCACGCGGAGCAGCACTCCGGTGAGCATCAGAACCGGACCGAGGACAAGCCCGGCACCCTCAACCCAGCGGCCGGGGAATTCAAAAGAGGTCGTTGTCATGCCGTCGATCCAACCGGTGCGGCGCCCGCCGCACATTGGCGCGGGGACCAGGTCCCGGGGTAGATCTGGCACTACCTCGGCTCGGCCTGCAAGTAGGTCAGGACGGCCAGGACGCGGCGGTGGCCGTCGGCGGCGGGCGGGAGATCGAGCTTGGTGAAGATGCTCGCGATGTGCTTGGCGACCGCCGCGCCGGTGACGAAAAGAGCCTGGGCTATCGAGGCGTTGGCCCGTCCCTCGGCGATCAGGGCGAGCACTTCCAGCTCCCGCGGAGTAAGGCGCCGCAGCGGATCGCGCCGCCCGCTGAGCAACTGCCGCACCACCTCGGGGTCGATGACCGTGCCGCCCTCCGCGATCCGGACGAGCGCGTCGACGAACTCGCCGACGTCACCGATCCGCTCCTTGAGCAGGTAACCGATGCCCGTGCCACGACCGGAGCCGAGCAACTCGGCGGCGTAGGTCTGCTCGACGTACTGGCTGAGCACCAGCACGGCCAGTTCCGGGTGCGTCGTGCGCAGTACGAGCGCGGCGCGCAGCCCTTCGTCGGTGAAGCCGGGCGGCATCCGCACATCGACCACCACGATGTCGGGCCGGTGCTCCTCCACCGCGGTGACGAGGGAGACGGCGTCGCCAACCGAGGCGGCGACCGTGTGCCCGAAGCGTTCCAGCAGGCCGACCAGGCCCTCACGGAGAAGAACGGCGTCCTCGGCGATCACTACCCGCACGGAATCTCCACTCGCATCGTTGTCGGCCCGCCGGCCGGACTGGACAGGGACAGCCTGCCGTCGACCACGGCCACCCTGTCGGCCAGTCCGATCAGACCGGTGCCGC
It includes:
- a CDS encoding response regulator codes for the protein MRVVIAEDAVLLREGLVGLLERFGHTVAASVGDAVSLVTAVEEHRPDIVVVDVRMPPGFTDEGLRAALVLRTTHPELAVLVLSQYVEQTYAAELLGSGRGTGIGYLLKERIGDVGEFVDALVRIAEGGTVIDPEVVRQLLSGRRDPLRRLTPRELEVLALIAEGRANASIAQALFVTGAAVAKHIASIFTKLDLPPAADGHRRVLAVLTYLQAEPR
- a CDS encoding MOSC and FAD-binding oxidoreductase domain-containing protein, producing the protein MAKLLAVNVGLPKDVSWQGRNVHTGVWKQPVTGPRMVRRLNIDGDGQGDLAGHGGEYRAVLVYQIDSYRHWQERLGRDDFVYGQFGENFTVDGLPDDEVCVGDRYRIGEAVFEVTQPRVTCYRVGLRMDEPRMPSLLVSHRRPGFYLRVLTEGRVEAGEEIVKVGSGPEGMTVAEIDALLYLPGHPRDQLARALRIPALSPGWKGSLRALLDQADGVPGKPAGNAGLAPASAGPPPAWDGFRPLRVARVDAESTSVFSLTLAAVDGRPLPEALPGQFLTLRLRPDTAAPPLIRSYSMSGPPGAACYRISVKQEPEGAASGYLRAHLRAGDVLDVAAPRGAFTLEAGDSPVLLVSAGIGATPVLAMLHALAATRAAREVWWLYGTRDGTEHPFARESRDLLARLPNAHEHVFYSRPAPGDRQGVDYATAGRISADLLRRLRVPRAADAYLCGPPAFMRELPAALASSELVPAHVHTEIFGAGPALTPGLTDVSARPVHPPEGPPGTGPSVSFARSGLTVGWDSAYGSLLELAEACDVPTRWSCRTGVCHTCESGLLSGAVGYSPEPVEPPAEGDVLICCSQPREDLVLDL
- a CDS encoding NUDIX domain-containing protein, whose translation is MTIKNSHCSFCGTAFAPGLPWPRTCSACGNTGYLNPLPVAVMVLPVGDGLLVVRRDVEPHRGGLALPGGFIDLGESWQQAAVRELREETGVVVDADEVRLFDVHSAPDGTVLIFALGPPTDPAALPPVAPTSETTEWLLIDRPRELAFPLHTRIVATYFDLG
- a CDS encoding threo-3-hydroxy-L-aspartate ammonia-lyase; the protein is MPQSPTYDDVKSAAARIASHAHRTPVLRSRRVNEHLGADVVFKCENFQRMGAFKFRGAFNALSRFTAEQRRAGVVAYSSGNHAQAIALAARLLDIPATVVMPHDAPAAKMAATKGYGGEVVVYDRYTEDREEIGRALAAERGLTLIPPYDHPDVIAGQGTAAMELFDEVGDLDALFVPLGGGGLLSGTALSARALSPGCEVYGVEPEAGDDGRRSLRQGSIVRIDTPQTIADGAQTQYLGTHTFDIIRRDVNDILTVADTELVECMRIFGSVMKMVVEPTGCLGFAAARNLAAPLRGQRIGVIISGGNIDLDRFASLIAS
- a CDS encoding SLC13 family permease translates to MSPEIISILALVAMFVIATLLPVNMGAIAFAAAFLVGVYVAGLSADDIFAGFPGDLFLTLVGITYLFAIAQNNGTVNWLVRLAVRGVRGRIAAIPWIMFGVAAVLTAIGAVSPAAVAIIAPIALGFAAQHRINPLLMGLMVVHGAQAGVSPRSASTAGSSTRWSNGPGCRTARSPSS
- a CDS encoding SLC13 family permease, which gives rise to MVERAGLPDSAIAVFLSSLAFNTVVALIIFVLFGGRELLSRKEPLDRSEQDGVQSDVQGGVQGGVQGDVHGDVQGGERDGERGGTRTTTLRPTRDQILTVVGLLVLGVGALAFDLEVGFVSITVAVLLAILSPQAQKGAVEKISWSTVLLISGVITYVGVLEKMGTIKAVGEGVAHIGAPLITALLLCYIGAIVSAFASSVGVLGSTIPLAVPFLLMGEVGAVGVIAALAVSSTIVDCSPFSTNGALVLANAQGVDRDAFFRKLIAYGAVIVMVAPLATWLVLVLPGWL
- a CDS encoding MOSC domain-containing protein, which gives rise to MKLLSVNIGRPRPNPWKGGPSLTGIDKRPVEGPVAVTAPGPKGTGAVGLAGDRVYDVKHHGGSDQAVYAYAREDLDGWEAELGGPLPNGAFGENLTTLGLDVNDALIGERWRIGPEVVLEVSCARLPCATFQGWLERGGWIKRFTQAARPGAYLRVIEPGEISAADPVEIVHRPGHDVTVALSFRAMTLEPHLLPRLLVADALPEESKEMVRRRTGA
- a CDS encoding TetR/AcrR family transcriptional regulator encodes the protein MARRSMREEIVEAGLEQFHAHGYSAAGVKNITDAAGVPKGSFYNHFDSKEALAVVALERYAEGLRLRELADTSVEPLTRLRAHFEFLRDENVRRGITRGCLVGNFSAEVADHSDVIHTAVRNSFRQWAVLIAAALGEARRAGTVRADLDPETTARFVLHAWEGTLLGARADRSAEAFDSFFDLVFGTLLVK
- a CDS encoding DAK2 domain-containing protein, giving the protein MSTLTVPEVSAILDRALRSLAGRRDRLRDLDAAVGDGDLGITVDKGAAAIRAALAETPPDTLGALLRTAGAAFAGGNPSTMAALVGTGLLAAAKEVDGERELSPEIAVRIGDAAQRRIAERGKAAPGDKTVLDALAPSVDALREAGEGERLEAMIAAAREGIEATTDQPARRGRAAWVGERGTGHPDPGATAYLLFLEDLLAAVTEGAPR